Within Amycolatopsis sp. FDAARGOS 1241, the genomic segment CCGCCCTACTGCCCAGCCTTCTCCTTCAAAGCAGCGTCCTTTTCCAGCACCATCTGCTGCAGCCCCTGGTGGAACTCCTCGAGCTTCGACTGCAACTGCAGATCCGAAGCCGCCAGCATCCGCACCGCCAGCAGGCCGGCGTTCCGCGCCCCGCCGACCGAAACGGTCGCCACCGGAATCCCCGCCGGCATCTGCACGATGGACAGCAGGGAGTCCATCCCGTCCAGGTACTTCAACGGCACGGGGACCCCGATCACCGGCAGCACCGTCGCCGAGGCCACCATCCCCGGCAGGTGTGCGGCTCCTCCGGCGCCGGCGATGATGGCGCGCAGGCCGCGGGAGGCGGCGGACGTCGCGTAGTCCAGCATGCGCTGCGGGGTGCGGTGCGCGGAGTAGACGCCGACCTCGTACTCCACGCCAAACTCCGTCAGGGCGTGGGCGGCGGCCTCCATGACGGGCCAGTCGGAGTCGCTGCCCATGATCACGCCGACCTGCGGTGCCATGTGTTCCCCTTCAGTGGATCTCGTAGCCGTCGAGCCAGACGGCGTGGGACAGCCAGTGCGCCGACAGCAGCGCGCGCTTGCGCAGGTCGTCCATGCGGTCGCCGACGAAGTTGACGTGGCCGAGCTTGCGGCCTGGCCGGTCTTCCTTGCCGTAGAGGTGGATCTTGACCTCCGGGAAGCGCGCGAAGAGGTGGTGCACGCGCTCGTCGGGGCTCATCTGCGGGGCGAGGTCGGCGCCGAGGACGTTGGCCATCACGCACGCGGGCGCGATCAGGTCGGTGCGGCCCAGCGGGTAGTCGAGCACGCCGCGCAGGTGCTGCTCGAACTGCGACGTGCGGGAGCCGTCCATCGTCCAGTGGCCGGAGTTGTGCGGGCGCATGGCGAGTTCGTTCACGAGCAGGCCGGTCTCCGTCTCGAACAGCTCGACGGCCAGCAGCCCGGTGACATCGAGCGTCGAGGCGATGCGCAGCGCCAGGTCCTGCGCCTCGTGCACGCGAGACTCGGGCAGGCCGGGCGCGGGCGCGAGAACCTCCGTGTTGATGCCACCGGTCTGCACGGTTTCGACGACGGGGTACGCGGCCCCCTGGCCGAACGGCGAGCGGGCGACCAGCGCCGCCAGCTCGCGTTTCATCGTCACCTTCTCCTCGACGAGCAGGGCGGTGCCCGCCTCGAGCAGCTCGGGCACCGTCTCGCGCGCCTGCTGCGCCGTGTCGAGCATCCAGACACCGCGGCCGTCGTAACCGCCGCTGGACGCCTTCAGCACCACGGGCCAGCCGTGCTCGCCGCCGAAGGCGACCACATCATCCACAGTGGACACCTCGGTGAACGCGGGCCCGGGCACGCCCATGCCGGCCATCATTTCGCGCATCACGAGCTTGTTCTGGGCGAACCCGAGCGCCGACGGCGCGGGCCGCACCACGACGCCCTCCATCACGAGCGTCAGCAGGTGCTCGCCGGGCACGTGCTCGTGGTCGAACGTGAGCACGTCGACACCACCCGCGAACGAGCGCAGCGCCTCGAGGTCCGTGTGGTGCCCGATGACCACGTCGGACGCCACGAGCGCCGCCGAATCGTCCGCGTTCGCCGAGAGGATCTTCAGCGACTGCCCGAGCGAGATCGCCGCCTGGTGCGTCATGCGGGCCAGCTGCCCGCCACCCACCATGCCGACGACGGGAAGACCGGTTCGTTTGTCCATAGCGCTGCTCAGGTTACTTGGCCAGGCCCGCGCGACCTGCGGGTACCGGCCAACAGGCCGGCTCAGTGAGCTGCGCCACCGGCCCCCGCGCCCAGCCGCACCCGTCCGGTCCGCCCCCGGCCCCGGGCGCGGCTCGGCCGGCGCGAGCGCTCAAGTGCTTCGCGACGTGCTCGGCGTCGCGGCCGGCGCCGCCGACGAGCATCGACGAGAAGGACCACTGGAACGACAGCCCCACGAAGTACAGGCCCGGCGACGTGGTCGCCACGCCGTGCTGCTCGCGCGGCCAGCCCGTCTCGTCCGTGACCGGCGGGTCGATCCACGAGAAGTCCTGGCGGAACCCGGTGCACCACCATCCGCCGGTGCGTCGCGCTGCGGTTCGGCGTCGACCACGTCCGCCGCCGGTGGCCGGGGCCGCCGGCGCTGGTCGAGGTGGGCGCCGGCGCCGGGCTGAACCTGAGGTTCGACCGGTACCGCTACCGGCTGAAGGGGCAACCGCCGGTTCGTCGCCGGTCGTCGTCGCCTGCGAAGTCCGCGGTGAGCTCCCCGCCGCGCCGGCGCCCGGGATCACCACGCAGCTCAGGATCGACCTGAACCCGATCGACCTGACCGATCCCGACGACCGAGCCTGGCTCGCCGCGTTCATCCGGCCGCAACAGGTCGGCGAGCTCGCCACCCTGCGCGCGGCCATCGACGTGGCTTGGGCACTGCCCACGCCCGTGGTGCGGGGCGACGCCGTCACCGACACCGGCCGGATTCTCGCCGAACTCCCCGGCAGCGAGCCGGTTGTCGTGTTCACCGCGTCGCTGCTGGGTTACCTCACGGCCGGCGAACGGGCGGCCTTCCTGCCCAGCTGCGCGCGAGCCGGCGTCCGGTGGCGTGGGGTTTCCGCCGAGACGCCGGGCCTGCTGGCGGCGAGCCTGGCCGTGCCGGCGCCGCTCGCCCGGCGCACCACGAGCCACGTGGTCGCGGCGAGCCTGCCGGACCACGACGAACTGCTCGCCCTCTCCGACCCCTACCTGCGCCGGCTCGCGCCGGCCCGCCACCCCGCGGACGACTTCACCTGGGCGTGACGGGCACGTCGAGCACGCGGGCCAAGCCCAGCACGCTCTCGTCCACCCGCTGCAGGTGCCGCAGCGCGCGGCGCGTCGCGTTGGCGTCCGCGGCGGGCGCGCCGGGACTGACCTGGACCAGCACGCCGGCGCTGCGCGTGACGGCCGCCTTCGAGCCGTCCAGGTGCGCCGCGAGGGCATCGAGGTTGTGGTCGATCCGCGTCGCCTCGGCGGCGAGCCGAGCTTCGGCGGGGACCAGGTCCGCCGTGGCCGCCAGGCTGCGGACGTGGAAGGCCGCCGTCTCGAGCAGGCCCAGCACTGCACGCGCGGTGCGCCGCCTCGAGCGCAACGGGGTGACCGGGACGAGCAAGGGCTGCACCGAAAGCCGCAGGGTGTCGAGGGCGGAGTCGAGGGCGCGGGCGGACGCGACCACATCACCGTGGTCGTCACCCTCGGCCGAGCCGGACAGCCGGGCCACCGACGCGGCCAGCGCCGAGCGCAGCCGGCCGAGGACCGTGCGCAGCTGCTGGTCCGTGCGGTCCCGGGTGCGCACCGGCAGCACGAGCGCGGCGGCGACCAGCCCGGCCGCGACGCCGAGCGCCGTCTCCTCGATGCGGACCACGAGCACACCCGGCGTGAGGACGTGCAGCAGCGTGTACAGCATCCCGATCATCGTCGTGACGAAAAAGGACATCAGCGTGTACGACACCGCCGTCGTGTAGTACATGCCGAAGACGCTGCCGAGCGCGAGCACGAAGGCGAGCCACGGGTCGTCGCCGATCAGCGCCGCCAGGGCGAGACCGGCGACGACACCGGCGACCGTGCCGAGCAGGCGCCGGTAGCCGCGGACGAGGATCTCGCCGGTCGACGTGGTGCTGATGAACATGACCCAGCACGTGAACACGGCCCAGTACCAGCGTTGCGGCGACAGCAGCTCGCCGCCGGCGATGGCGAGGGCGGAACCGAGTGACACCTGCAGCGCGGTCCGCGTGGTGGGCCGGACGCGCGCGGAGGACACCGCGCCGTTCTCCTTTGTGTCCGCCCGCGCCGGCTCGCGCGCACCGCCGGCGGCCAGCCGCAGGCCGAACAACGCGAAGGCGAAGTCGCCGAGGGAGCGGAAGACGTCCTGCAACGCGCGCGAGGCGTCGGGCAGGTCCACGTCGTGGCGGTACCCGAGGAGCCGCTCTCGCAGCTCGTCCGGCGGCGGTGAGCCGAGCGCCGAGCGCACCGCCCGCAGTTCCGCGATCAGGTGCGCCAGCACCGCGGCATCACGATCGTCGACGGCTTCGCGTTCACGCACCGGCAGGTGCCGCGTGAGGGTGTCCACATCGGACCGGCCCAGGCGCAGCACGAGCACCGCCAGCCGTTCCGCGGCCGTTTCGGCTTCCGCGACCCGCCGCTGGATCACGGGCGCGTCCGCCCCGGCGGCACCCAGCCGGTGCTGGATCAGCAAAGCGCTCGCGTGCAAGCGGGCCGCGGCCCGGCGCACGTCGTCGGCGGACCCGCCCTCGGCTACCGCCACCAGTGCGTCGAGCACGAAGCCCAGCCGCACGCGGAACGCGTGCCGCAGCCGCGCCATCGTGCGGGCGGGCGACGGCCGCAGCACGGCGAAGCGCGTGACCGCCGAACTCACGAACGCCACGACCACGGCGGCGGACAACGCGGGCAACTGGGTCACGCGCGTCCCGACGAACTGTGTGACGAAGAAGAGCTGGAAGACGAAGATCCCCAGAGTCGTGGCACGCGGGCCGAACCGCCTGAAGTGGATGGCGCCGAAGATCAGCACCACGAACACCGCGTCGGCCGCGATCCGGTACGGGGTCAGCGCGCTGCCGAGCGCGATCGTGGCCAGCGCGACCGGCACGCCGGCGGCCAGCGTCCGCGCCTGGTCGCGGGGCCGGGATTCGGTCACCGCGACCGTGGTGACCATCGCGGTGAGGGCGCCCGCGACGAGGATCGGGACGCCGGCGTGCGCGGTGGCCAGGACGCCGAGCGTCAGCACCACCGCGAAGACCACGCTGAGCGCGGAGAACAGCCGGAGCAGTCCGGGATCGGAGGCGATCAGCCGGTCCCGGACTTCCGTCAACCCCAGTCGGTAACGCATCGCGGTGGGTCAGGCCGCCGCGAGCTTCGGGAGCGAGGCGAGGAACTCGTCGACGCTGATCACGTTGTGGGAGATCATGTTCAGGCCGCGCATCATCGCCTGGTAGGTCACGAGCCCGCCGGGAGCTGCGATGGCGTCGGTGAAGGTGGTGACGTGGTAGCCGCGCTCCATCGCGGTGCGCGCCGTCGACTCCACGGCCATGATCCCCGAGACGCCGGCGATCGCGAGGTACTCCACGTTCTTCTGGCGCAGCTGGAATTCGAGGTCGGTGTGGGCGAAGACGTCGAGGCTCTTGTGCGGTGCGAGCACCACGTCACCCGGTTTCGGCGCCAGGTCCGCGAAGAACTCGGCGTTCCACGTGCCGGCTTCGAACAGCCGCTTGTCGAACATCTGGCGGTGGATCCCGGACACGTGCTTCCACGACTGGTAGTCGGCATCGGTGAACGCGGTGGAGGAGTAGAAGATCGGCACGTTCTGGTGTTCACGGACGCCGTCGATCAGCCTCTTGAGGTTCTCGATCGTGCCGAGCCGCTCGTACTCGGGCGCGTAGATGGAATACGCCTTGCCGTCTTCCGAGAAGTTCTCGTTCACGAGGTCGATGAGCAGCAGTCCGACGCGACCGTGTTCGTAGCTGGTGTTCGTCATGGCGAGCCTCCGAGGGATTTCCGTTACGTCAGTGAGTTGTAACGTATCCGATCGGGGCGGTAGTCCCCCAGAGCTGAGATCGTGTTCACAGCCTTTCGTTGTGCGCCAACTGGTTTGCGCCCTTGACCGGCCGAGCGGTCCCGGTCAGCGGGAACCGGCTGGGGTCAAACCGACGTCGTGGCGTCGGCACGGTCCGCGGACTCCCCCGAGGCGCGGTTGCGGGCGCGGCGCTGAAGCGCCCAGCGCACGATCAACGCGACGCCGAGCACCACCGGCGTGAGGATGTAGGCGTCGCCGACGACGTTCTGCCACACCTTCCAGTGCAGCTCGACGTTGCGGCCGTTGGGCAGGATCAGCAGCACGCAGCTGACGAACACGAACGCCACGAGCCCCGTGCCGAGCCACCGTTTCCACGCCGTGGCCGGCGTCGTCTTCGGCAGCCGCGACACCAGCAGCACGATCAGCGGCGCGACCCACACCCAGTGGTGCGACCAGGAGATCGGGGACATCAGCAGCGTCCAGAAGGCTGTGACCAGCAGCGCGGCGAGCGCCTGGCCGCGGCGGTGGAAGCGCATGAGCAGCCACAGCGCCGGGATCGCGAGCAGCAGCCCGATTCCCATCGCGGCCTTCGACGCCCACGGCGCGAGGTCCGTGGCGCGGTTCATGAGGGCGGTGAGCGACTGGTTGCCCGCCCAGTGCACGGGCCCGATGCGGCCGGTGTCGGGCAGCGTCGCGGTCCAGTAGCGCCACGCGTCGTGAGCGTTGACCAGGAACATCAGGGCCTGCATGAGCACGAACGTCGCGAGCCCCCGCACTGCGTCCTTGCGGCGGCCGGTGATGAACAGGTGCCCGATGAACACCAGCGGGGTGAGCTTGATCGCGGCCGCGACGCCCACCAGCACGCCGCCCCACCGGCTGCCGCGCGCGCCGAGCACGAGCATGTCCAGCAGAATCATGGCCATCAGGATCAGGTTGATCTGACCGAGGAAGATCGTGCGCCACACCGGTTCCAGACCGAGGAACACGAGGAAGAACACGATCGTCGACCGCGCCGGCGACGCCCACCAGCGCGGCCCGGCCTCGTCCGGCCGCGGCAGCGCGCCGATGGAGATCCGCACGGACAGCGCGAGGGCTCCCAGCGAGACGGCCGTGAGGAAGCCCCACGCCACCTGCGTCGGCACGATCGCGAGCGGCACGAACAGCAGCGCGGCGGTCGGCGGGTAGGTGAAGGGCAGCAGCGCCCACCACGGTTCGGTCTTGAGCGTGTTGGTGTCGTAGAGCGAGTCACCGTGCAGCAGCGTAAGGGCCCCGCCGCGGTACACGGCGCTGTCGACGCCCAGGTTCCACTCGTGCGTCCACCCCCAGATCCCGACGGCGATCGCGACCAGCGGGATCACCGACAGGATCAGCATCGACCGCGGCCGCACGGACAACCGCGCGAGCGACCTGCGCAACGCCAACCTCGGCAACGCCCCGCTCACCGGAACATCGCCCTCGACAGCGGCGGGTACGGTCCTGGTCACCCCACCAGGAAATCATGAACGGCGCGGCGCGGGCCCGATGGGTGGGCCGCGCCCATCGGGGACCTCGGCGGCGGGGTCTTGGCTGATGGCGTGTGGTGGGAGCGGCCGGGCGAGCCGCTGCCGCGCATCCCCCGAGGTGAGATTCGGGTCTCTCCCGGGTCCCGTCACCACTCGATCGAGACGGCCGCAGACCTTCCCGCGCCCTTGTGCCACCACTCCCGGCCCGGCAACACGCCCCCACCCTCCCGAGGGGGGCGTCCCCACGTCCATTCTATCGGCCAGCCCCGACAAAAATGGACCAAACAGACACTGGAGCCGGAGTAGTCCACAACTGCGCGTCCCTGTGGACACCGACCAAGATTCCGGGTGAGTCCAGGCGAAACATCACGCCGAAACTGCCGCTCACCACCGGCGGCAGACCGTTCAACGCAAACCGGCACCGTCCGGGCGAAAACGCCAGCTGCGTCCGACCCGGCCCCACCGCAGACCCGGCCCCCACCACAGACCGCCCGACCGCGGACCGCCCAACCGCAGCCCCAGCCCCAGCCCAGCCGCAAAGAAGCCGGCCTCAGCCCCGCCCCAGGTCGGCCAGCAGGTCGCACGCTCTGTCGTGCGTGGCGGGCAGCCGGACCGCCGATACGCGGGGCTGGTTGACCTCGCGCAGCTGCGCGTCGACCGACAACCGGTCGTTCAGCGCGCGCCGCAGGGCCACCCCGCGGGAGGCCAGCCGGTCGTCCCGCCGGCACAACGCCGCCACCACCGAAGGCCCCAGAGTCGCGTAGCTCTCCCCCGTGTCGAACACCCACCGGACCGCGTCGGCGACCAGGATCATCCCCGTCAGCCGCGGCCATCCGGACACCGTGGTGAGGTCCAGCCCCACCACCAGCAGCACGTGGTCGTCACCCGACCCGGCCCGGTAGACCTCGCCCAGCCGCGTCCGCAGGTACGCGGCCGACGGCAGCCCGGTCAAGGGATCCGTCACCTCCGTGTGCACCAGCTGGTCCGTCGCGACGTCGGCCCACGCCAGGGCGGTCACCCGGAGCAACCGGGCGGGCGTCGCGTCCACGTCGGGGGAGACGAAGCCGTCGACGGACTCAGGGTCGGCCAGCACCGCGTGCAACGCCGCCAAATCGGACAGCGTCTCCCCCAGCCCCGCACCGGCGGCGGCGCGGGCGCGGCCGAGGCCCGCAAGGGCCGTTTCGGCGCCCGTGGGGCCGTGGCGCATGACCGCGGCGCACACGGCGTCCACTTCGGGCAGCGCCCAGTCACTGGGGAAGCGCCACCCCGCGGCGAGACTGGCGGTGCGCCAGCGGGCCCGCAGCGCGCGCAGGGAACCGTCTCGGGTGCGGGGATCCTGCTCGCCGGCGGGACCGGACAGCGCCCCGGTCGCCGGTACGTCCACTGGTCACCGCTCCTTCCCGAGTCGCTGTCGATCTTGTCCTGCTCCACTCAGGGGACGTGATCCGCCCGTCCGCGTGACGGCGTTCCTGCGGCTTTTTCCGGAACCGGTTTCACGATGGCGGGTGAACTCGTTGGGCCGTCGGAGTCAACAGACCGACCACGAGGTGACGGGTATCTCCGCGTCCGTCACACTTGTGCTCGCGTTGGAGAGGTAGATCGTGGCTGGTCCGGTCACGTGTGCCAGAAGAAGGAGCCCCGTGTCCACCGTCCCCGCCGATCTGTCCGGTAAGAGCGACGCCGAGCTGATCGCCGAGGTCCGCGCCGGGAACATCGCCAGCTACGGACCGCTGTACGAACGCCACAGCGGCGCGGCGCACAACCTCGCCCGCCAGCTCGCACGGTCCAGCTCCGAGGCCGACGACCTCGTGTCGGAGGCGTTCTCGAAGGTCCTCGACACGCTGCGCGCCGGCAAGGGCCCCGACTCCGCGTTCCGCG encodes:
- a CDS encoding FUSC family protein; this translates as MTEVRDRLIASDPGLLRLFSALSVVFAVVLTLGVLATAHAGVPILVAGALTAMVTTVAVTESRPRDQARTLAAGVPVALATIALGSALTPYRIAADAVFVVLIFGAIHFRRFGPRATTLGIFVFQLFFVTQFVGTRVTQLPALSAAVVVAFVSSAVTRFAVLRPSPARTMARLRHAFRVRLGFVLDALVAVAEGGSADDVRRAAARLHASALLIQHRLGAAGADAPVIQRRVAEAETAAERLAVLVLRLGRSDVDTLTRHLPVREREAVDDRDAAVLAHLIAELRAVRSALGSPPPDELRERLLGYRHDVDLPDASRALQDVFRSLGDFAFALFGLRLAAGGAREPARADTKENGAVSSARVRPTTRTALQVSLGSALAIAGGELLSPQRWYWAVFTCWVMFISTTSTGEILVRGYRRLLGTVAGVVAGLALAALIGDDPWLAFVLALGSVFGMYYTTAVSYTLMSFFVTTMIGMLYTLLHVLTPGVLVVRIEETALGVAAGLVAAALVLPVRTRDRTDQQLRTVLGRLRSALAASVARLSGSAEGDDHGDVVASARALDSALDTLRLSVQPLLVPVTPLRSRRRTARAVLGLLETAAFHVRSLAATADLVPAEARLAAEATRIDHNLDALAAHLDGSKAAVTRSAGVLVQVSPGAPAADANATRRALRHLQRVDESVLGLARVLDVPVTPR
- a CDS encoding 5-(carboxyamino)imidazole ribonucleotide synthase: MDKRTGLPVVGMVGGGQLARMTHQAAISLGQSLKILSANADDSAALVASDVVIGHHTDLEALRSFAGGVDVLTFDHEHVPGEHLLTLVMEGVVVRPAPSALGFAQNKLVMREMMAGMGVPGPAFTEVSTVDDVVAFGGEHGWPVVLKASSGGYDGRGVWMLDTAQQARETVPELLEAGTALLVEEKVTMKRELAALVARSPFGQGAAYPVVETVQTGGINTEVLAPAPGLPESRVHEAQDLALRIASTLDVTGLLAVELFETETGLLVNELAMRPHNSGHWTMDGSRTSQFEQHLRGVLDYPLGRTDLIAPACVMANVLGADLAPQMSPDERVHHLFARFPEVKIHLYGKEDRPGRKLGHVNFVGDRMDDLRKRALLSAHWLSHAVWLDGYEIH
- a CDS encoding glycosyltransferase 87 family protein — its product is MTRTVPAAVEGDVPVSGALPRLALRRSLARLSVRPRSMLILSVIPLVAIAVGIWGWTHEWNLGVDSAVYRGGALTLLHGDSLYDTNTLKTEPWWALLPFTYPPTAALLFVPLAIVPTQVAWGFLTAVSLGALALSVRISIGALPRPDEAGPRWWASPARSTIVFFLVFLGLEPVWRTIFLGQINLILMAMILLDMLVLGARGSRWGGVLVGVAAAIKLTPLVFIGHLFITGRRKDAVRGLATFVLMQALMFLVNAHDAWRYWTATLPDTGRIGPVHWAGNQSLTALMNRATDLAPWASKAAMGIGLLLAIPALWLLMRFHRRGQALAALLVTAFWTLLMSPISWSHHWVWVAPLIVLLVSRLPKTTPATAWKRWLGTGLVAFVFVSCVLLILPNGRNVELHWKVWQNVVGDAYILTPVVLGVALIVRWALQRRARNRASGESADRADATTSV
- a CDS encoding cysteine hydrolase family protein; this encodes MTNTSYEHGRVGLLLIDLVNENFSEDGKAYSIYAPEYERLGTIENLKRLIDGVREHQNVPIFYSSTAFTDADYQSWKHVSGIHRQMFDKRLFEAGTWNAEFFADLAPKPGDVVLAPHKSLDVFAHTDLEFQLRQKNVEYLAIAGVSGIMAVESTARTAMERGYHVTTFTDAIAAPGGLVTYQAMMRGLNMISHNVISVDEFLASLPKLAAA
- a CDS encoding GGDEF domain-containing protein, which gives rise to MDVPATGALSGPAGEQDPRTRDGSLRALRARWRTASLAAGWRFPSDWALPEVDAVCAAVMRHGPTGAETALAGLGRARAAAGAGLGETLSDLAALHAVLADPESVDGFVSPDVDATPARLLRVTALAWADVATDQLVHTEVTDPLTGLPSAAYLRTRLGEVYRAGSGDDHVLLVVGLDLTTVSGWPRLTGMILVADAVRWVFDTGESYATLGPSVVAALCRRDDRLASRGVALRRALNDRLSVDAQLREVNQPRVSAVRLPATHDRACDLLADLGRG
- the purE gene encoding 5-(carboxyamino)imidazole ribonucleotide mutase, which translates into the protein MAPQVGVIMGSDSDWPVMEAAAHALTEFGVEYEVGVYSAHRTPQRMLDYATSAASRGLRAIIAGAGGAAHLPGMVASATVLPVIGVPVPLKYLDGMDSLLSIVQMPAGIPVATVSVGGARNAGLLAVRMLAASDLQLQSKLEEFHQGLQQMVLEKDAALKEKAGQ